Below is a window of Hydrogenovibrio crunogenus DNA.
TTCCGCATTCGCCATCGGGTGATTGGGGTTATATTCCATTTTTAAAGGGGCTTTGCTTTCCACAATATCATCCACCTTTACCCCACCAGCTGGTAAACCTGTTTCATTGTCCATAATGGTTTTAAAGACAGGCTGCTTGGAACGATAGGTTTCATCGGAGTTTGAACTGATACTGTCAACGTTCGCCATATTAGACGCTATCGTATTCAATCGAACAGTTTGAGCTTGCATTCCAGTTGCAGAAATATCTAACGTTGGAAACATCGACATGATTATTCTCCTCTCAAGGCACCGCGGATGCCGGTAATACTGCTATTTAGAAATTCAAGCGTTGCTTGGTACTGCATTGAGTTTTCCATAAACTGCGCTTTTTCAATATGCGTTTCAACCGTATTGCCATCCAAAGAAGGTTGTGTCGGCATGCGATACTTTAAATAATCTTCTGTACTGGCTTCTGCAAACCCTTCTATATGGCGACTGTTCGTCATTTTCAGATCAGGCTTATAACGCCCTTTATTCAAATCTTCTTCTGCCGCTTGCATTTCTTTTCGCCAGTCCACGTCCCTTGCTTTAAAATTCGGCGTGTCTGCATTGGCAATATTATTTGCCAGAATACTTTGGCGTTCTTTACGAACCGCTAAAGCATGTTCATGTATACCAAATACCGATTCCATAATCTTTTCCTTTTCCAGTCTGCTGTTTAGTTCGTA
It encodes the following:
- the flgC gene encoding flagellar basal body rod protein FlgC, translated to MSMFPTLDISATGMQAQTVRLNTIASNMANVDSISSNSDETYRSKQPVFKTIMDNETGLPAGGVKVDDIVESKAPLKMEYNPNHPMANAEGYIYRPNVNVVEEMANMMSASRSYETNIEVLNTSKQLLLRTIQMGK
- the flgB gene encoding flagellar basal body rod protein FlgB, with product MESVFGIHEHALAVRKERQSILANNIANADTPNFKARDVDWRKEMQAAEEDLNKGRYKPDLKMTNSRHIEGFAEASTEDYLKYRMPTQPSLDGNTVETHIEKAQFMENSMQYQATLEFLNSSITGIRGALRGE